The DNA window GCATCTTAACTACCGACCGGGACATCTTCAAAATACCGCTATCGCTCGCTACTGGTTAGCAGACAAAGCGCTTCCACCGGTTGCTCAGTGATTTGTTATGCAGCTAACTGCATAGCTACAACACATAAAGTTTCAAACACGTTTTGATAATGGGCTGATGTATCTGGAGATTGAGATACGGGGTCTGAAAATGAGCCGGTTATTTTCTTTCAGTCTTATTTAAGCTCGCTCCCCAGTTCATAATTCAATCTTGCCGTTGTAGATGGATattgagctagctagctaaattataGTTATCCAACTGTGTAACTAGGCCTACCATTGCCATGGTTACATTTTTCTATTGAATTTTTCAGGTCATCAATTCTCAGCGAAGTGTCAACCCGGTCCAGTTCCAAATTACCttctggaaaaaatattttggttttgggTAAGTCAAACTGATAGTGTAAGATTGCTTTTCAATTAAGATAATTACCAATTTGTTTAAATGTTCCTTTActtgtgtatatttatacagATATCTAACTTCTTTCTTTTAGCGTTATGCTAAAGCGTGACAAAGtgtctttaaaaatgtcaagCCTTTTATTGAAAAAGTACTATCTGTTGTATTCTGATCCGTCAGGAGAGGATGGATCAGGAAAGACCACACTTATGGCAAAACTTCAAGGAGCTGAGCATAACAAGAAGGGTAGAGGGCTGGAATATCTGTACTTGAGTGTCCATGATGAAGACAGAGATGGTAAGCTAAGGCTTTTGCTTGTCTCATTTAAAGCATGCGTCAgcttaagaagaaaaaaaaagcaacagtgTGACTTAAGTAATATTTTGTTCAGGGTTTCCGAAAACAGTAAAACAGTTAATGGCCTCAAAGGATAAGCGGTGGCCATGTCATTTAGTATAGCCTAGACCTGATCTTGTTAAAACATGACAACACAATGCCAATTTGTTTAAACGGCACACATTTATTGAATGCTTCAGCATAAGGTTATGGAGGTTGAGTCTgaggttttatttgtttttatctgtTTGCCGAGGTACTTGTGAATTCAGGCACAGCAGCTCCACTGTTAATGCCTGGGGGAAAGATCATGGGTTTATGgcaattattttgttaaaaagaaaaaaagttaaatattttctACATCGTATTGAACTGGCATGTATTCAGAGACTGTTTTACTTTGGTGGGTATTGACTGGAGTAGTGAAGTTCCAGATTGGCTTTATTGCGCTAGTGGGGATTTACATCACCAGGCCACAGCTGTTGCCTGTACATTGAGCTGCCGACCAAagtttgtttgcatgtgtaagGAAACTGTGTactctcctcccagacctgacGCGCTGCAACGTGTGGATCTTGGATGGAGACCTGTACCACAAAGGACTGCTGAAATTTGCCGTCACAGCGGACACGGTGCGGGACACGCTTGCTGTGTTAGTTGTGGACATGTCCCGGCCGTGGTCCATCGTGGAGTCCTTGCAGAAGTGGGCCAGAGTCCTGCGAGACCACATTGACAGGCTGAGGATTCCACCTGAGGAAATGAGGGAGATGGAGCAGACAAGTGAGTTCAGTCTGGAATAATATCATGCCAACCCAAAGAATCCATCTTTACATGAAACCCACCCTCACCTTCCTGGGATAAGGTCATATTTGACTGATGACATATCCAAGGTTCAAACCTATGACTTTGGACTCGGCCTGTATTGTCTGGTCCTCTcatcagttttctttttctttttgattcCTTGGGTCCTTGGATATAGGTCACCAGATGGATAGTTGCTGACCTCGTGGTTGAATATTCCTATGAATTaatacaatatataattaacAAGATATATTAATTATGTTCAGTCCCCTTCCGAATAGACATCTTTGAAAATGGTTTTGTCTGCCTAAGGTTTCCCTGTATAGGTTTATGTTATGCATGTCTACATGGTCAAATCCATGATACTATGCAGGCCTTTATGCAGCCCTTTGTTTACATAAACGTCTATGCTCCCATTCTCAACCCCACCCACTGACTCCCAAGATCATTCTGGCCATTGCAGACAAATTTACCGTGTGATGGCAATGGGCATATTAAGTGTGCTCTAATATGATTTGTAAAACATCtgctttatctttgttgtacaggtagcagttgaaattgtacttacctctagggtctttcagcgaacttatccctggttatgggtatgcactttgttgtacgtcgctctggataagagcgtctgccaaatgccaataatgtaatgtaatgtaatgctttacTCGTCGATTTCCACACAAGTCATTTAGCTAGCTTTTTAACTGACTTTACTCGTGTTtgcatttagctaaatgttgtTAGTGGTGTTAGTTGTTAGTGGTTGCCTCTAGCCTGCCTGGAATGaagcacaattctgtaacaAGCACACATACTCTCAAACGCATGACTTcattgtgcttttatttttatcaggcATCTGAAGTCTTCTGAAATTCTGGGAGGCTAGGCATGAGCTCACTGCCCAGGAGCTGGTAAAATCTCctgaaaatataagcagtagtGCTGTGCAGTGGGACCTAGCTATCTTGGCCTGCCAGCTGACGTGTGAACGTAAACTGAATTTAGTAGGCTAGCTAATAACGGCAGCTACATACTATAATGTTACCAAATGCAAGCCAGCCACTTGCTTaccaccaaggctaatctctcgcaaacccagctcaccactgtagtagccaaGCCATACACGTCTCCTCTTGTCCTCCTTCTGTCGGATCATAGAGTGTATGTGTTCAGTATATTAGACACATGTTTTGCAGATACAGGAGAAAAATATTAAAGGTCCACGCCTTGAAGCAGCCCGAGGAATTTTAgcatacaagtagacaagcaagatGTTGgacagaagtgaacacagacacaggttgtcggtgtatcatagtaatgactgagcatgtttgttttctaatattttgaaGGTGATAATACTgcaatagtatgcctttaatgtttttttgtaaactaGCCAAGATGTTCTTTTGGGATCCATTGTCTTCATTATGTTGGTCTCGCACTTGACTTGTCAGGGGTAACCGCGGCTGTTTGAGATCTTGGTGAACTACTGATGGTTATGTAAcagattttttgaaaatgtaaaaaaaaacccagtgtaGTGACTGGGTGCAGTGCTGTCGGTGTCTTTCGGCTGAGACCATAACCTGAAGATCCTGGCTTACTTCTGGGATCTTTTAAAAGCTCCCAGGGCACTTTTAGATAAGGAAGGGATCATCCTGGAATACTATTCAAATTCTCACAGGAAGCTGGCTCTGCTCCACATCTGGCCACATAAATCATATTGCGCAATACTATAGGTTATGTAATCACTTGTGTGTACTACTTACTTTGATTCCCCAGGTTGTCACAAGAAATAAGAATTTAATTGTCAATTTACCTTCCTagtcatataaaaatgtttttaaaaaaaatgttaaaaaagacAATTTTTCATTGGCCTTTTTCATTTGGACTGTGatccacagtggtatgcagtttGAGGCACCTTCAAGCCATCATCAGCTGTGCAGTGTCCAGAAACTGAGAATAGTGTAGATGAGTGCAGTCCGACTCAGTCTCTTGCGGTAAATGCCTTATTGTTCCTCGGATTAATATGGAAAATAACTGCATGTTTTATGAACTGGGCGTTTGTGCTCTGAATTTGAGTgcttgtaaaatatcagcctgcgGACATTTTGTGCAAAAGGGAGTCTGAAAGTATTGCTTACAGAAGCCCTGAATTTGTTCCTCTAGGGAAATATGGGTTGGAACGACGAAGATAGCCTACCAAATCACAACAGAtggttttattttaacaatgaaaaatCAAAGGCTGTTTGAGTATACGTTGTGTAACTAGTTCTAGTTTCACACCAGAATAAGTTGGCTTGGTGGACTTGGGCATTATTGTTCTTAAGCTGAATCGGTTGCTGGGTGCCGTGGAGTGGTATATGGTTTGCAGAAGTAGTGACTCACGAATGTTATTTGGCAAAGTAGTCAGGGCAGCATAGGTCAGGTGATGTAGGGCTTTGGCTTTTAATGAGATCTGGAGGCCTGTTTGAAACCCCGGAACGGGTGATTTAGTCTAAtccattactccatcaaaaagcACTGTAGCCGCTTTATGAAAATTGACGGGAAAGTGTCACGACTATCATGAGGCATCAGGGAATACACAGCCACTGGTCTTTCTGGCTCATGTTGATGAAAACGCACCCATTGAAACGCAGCCGCCGAATTCGATAATGAGCACTGCTGCTAATCTTATTGAAAGGCTCTAAACAGTGGCTTGCGGTTCACATCTGGCTGGGAAGGCAGGGGTCTGgcggtgatgtcactctgcATGCGGGAATGATGAGACCGAGGCCGGTGCCCAGTCGTTGTTGCAGGCCGTTGCATCATGGTCTTTCTGCGGAGACGCGGGAGGTGGAGTTATGCAGTGGGCAGGGTTTTCTCATGCTGCTGAAATGTGGCCTCTTGAGACTCCCGGGAGGCAGGCCTGGAGCTCTTACTGGACAAATGTGAACTGAGCGAATTTATTTGCTTACATTTACATGCTAGGCATTTAGCCGATGGTCTTATCCTGACTGGCTTGCATAGCTCGCATTCTTTTACAGTCCATTTATATAACTACGTGTATAAGCAAATCCGGTTAAGTGCTTGTAATGGTCTTGCCCTTATCTATAGCTAGGTTTTCACCTGTATGTTACtgtgttctgtttttctttcaagGGAGATGCATATTTGAAAATGCTGCACTAAAGAATAAGTAGATTAAGAGGATCATGTCAAAAAATGTAAGCTTAGTTATTCACCCAATATAAGAACATCCACCATGGGGAATTAATCGTATGGAGTATGGTGGAGGCTAGAAGATTATTGGCTCCTTTAGTTATCCCTTATCTGCCTGTGGCCGTAAAATAATTTGGGACCTGTTGGCAAATAACATAAGTTTACTGTTAGATTTAACACAATCAAGCATTAATTCAAGAAGAGCATACTTAGAATTACAATGGTAACTGCAtgttgggaccttgagcaacTATATAAAATTGGTGCACTGTTAATGGATCCATTTTGTTTATCAGATTCATAATTATGCACATTCTCTCTCCGTTGAAAAATATCACTAGTTCTTGGGATTTTATGGCATGTTTGATCCTTTGCCTACTTTCTTGTTTgcgtcttttttgtttttaaccttTGAACTAAAGGATCGTCTGCCCCCGGTTGCTTCAGCCAGTGTAGATTAGTGTAGCTCAGCATTTCCTATCCATGTACGTGCCCACACAGTATACAATGCACAGATATCCCCAGAGGAAGGGCTGGGGCAGCCCCCTTCCTCCCCATATATTTTTACTATTCTCCAGATTTCTGAGGAAGTTCAACAATGACAAGTGGGAACAATGACAGTGCCATGTGGAAACCCTGTATTAATAAGTCATGTTGTCTTATCCAGTAAAATTGTCAGACAAAATTCCCCACCAGGCTTTGGCCCGTTTGGGATGTGCTGTGTTAATCTACTGGGTAGACTGATTAACTGTACCATGCTCTATTTCAGGGTTAGCCTAGTAGTGCTAGTAGATGAGATAGATGAGATGGCCGCCTTAGTTGTGGGAACCTTGTGCCAACCTTAACCTCTGTTGTTAACCAGCCTCATGCTAATTTTGCGACCCGTTCCATCATAATCTTAAATCGCaacggccaatttcacataaatccatttttatgtaaattgtttttttttttttttggctttcatcttcattttgtagagcaatatcttggctttcataatctgcatgtcttctcagtaaaaatatagttttttagCTTTTTAATGTGAAAGTAGTGAAAGTAACACCATAGCAGTTGTGAATTGTTTTGAGGCTTTCCAGCTTGTTGCCGTTTGCCAGTCACAAACGACACAAATCAGCTGTGTTCatggctacatgttaatgtatttgctttcatggtctgtatgtcttaatgtcaagtctcaagagtaaatgttcagagtaaaaatatatagttttaaagggtttagaGATAAGATGATGTTCTAGCCCCGGAGTTTCGTTAGccctgtgtctgtagtgtcccgACCCAAACTTTGAAATGATATGTTTTGGTGGCACTGAAAATGCAAGATACAACTCCCTTCtctggagtagagagagaactttggtatcgttagaaagcttacattctcctctttcgaGTAGTTTCAGGGTCAGTgcgactgattttgatagagcaggtcacggTTCAGGAGGATACTATAAAATCTCTTCTTCCCTCAAAACCATCTGAAGAGGAATACACAGACAATAGCTATGCCATGTCCCCTGTTTTTATTGGAAATGCAGAACCAGTCCAATTTAATCACTGTGAATGGAATGAGTCAGGAGGGCTGACAGCTCCACTCCCATCACCTCAGGCCTTCTGTGGGCCTGACCGTTTGCCTGTGCACCCGCTATAATTGGTCAATTAATCAGGCGTGTACTCTCTTGTGATTGGCTAGAAGATGTTGGTGTATGAAAAGTAACTGAAGCTGAATTCATGACTCTGCCTAGGGACATAACTGTGAGACTGCACTGGCAGGAAAGGCATGTTGACATTTTCACTTCTCCTTTTGTCTGATTTAGAGAGGCCCTCTGGTTTTGACAAATGTTTTCCAAGAGCGTTATGATTTAAGTAAGCCAGGCCGTCAGTTTTCAGCTCTgagattgcattacattacacgtcTCACAAAAGCACCTGGCCTCTTTTGTTTGAAATCTGGAAAAGTGACTATAGTGGCTGTGCAAGTTCTGTGAAAGGATCAGATTAAGCtgattatgtgtgcatgtttttcttCTCAGGCCACCTGTTGAcattttctgaacctggacAACATTCTTTGATCTTGAACCACAATCatcagacatttttcaagaataTCTAAAACAATTCCAGTTGTGTGGTGTTCCATAACATACCCCATTCCTATTAAATTTAAAATGACCTTTTTTGTTGAAATGGTTAACCGTTTACCGTTTCTGATTTGCAGTTGCCATTGAATTTAGGGGACTATTTCCATGCTCTTCCCAGTTGGTGCTGTAATGAGAACTGTAGTACTGTTTGGCTGTCCAGGTTCAACCATAAGGAGGGCTCATTGGCTTGGGGCCACCAAGAGATTGGTTCAGGCCAGTTGATTGACCTGTCATTTTCCCAGTTTGGCCAGTAGCCTAAATAAGTCAATCTTATCTGGGTCAAAGAAAGATCTTGTTATCATCTTGGAAATGGTGATGGAAACATACTGGAAattggaagattttttttttttttaatgcaaatgtatAATCTCCTGAGTGTGGTTATATTTGTTGGGGCAAGCCGGAACCCTGTCCAGTAGAAAAAGAATCCTTAACGTGGAGGCCTGGCTGTGTATTAATAATGGTTCTCTCTATCTGCTCCCCAGTGGTGAAGAGCTTCCAGGAGTACACCGAGCCAGAGGAGGCGATCCCAGCCTCTCCCCAGAGACGGACAGCAGCCGGCGGGGCAGAGGACGAGGGCGTGCTGCTCCCGCTGGGTGAAAACGTTCTCACGCACAACCTGGGCATTCCTGTGCTAATAGTATGCACAAAGGTGAGTGGGGTCTCCTCCCTCCTCAGCCAGCTGGTCTCTAACTGGGGCTGTATGCTTGTAGTCGACACAGGTTGCGGTAATACCGTGACTCGTGATGGTGATTGTGGGAGCGGCCtgttagcgtagtggttaagatacatgactgggacccgcaaggtcggtgattcgaatcctggtgtagccacaataagatctgcacggccgttgggcccttgagcaaggcccttaaccctgcattgctccaagggagaattgtctcctgcttagtctagtcaactttatgtcgctctggataagagcgtctgtcaaatgccatgaCTAATGGAATGGGAGGCGTGCTTTAGGTCCGGGGTGACACAGGGAGCGCAGTCTTCCGGAGCCTCTTCTTGCTCGGTGCCTGATCATCCCTGGCCTTGTGCTATGCCCGGGAGGCAGCGCTCAGAAGCCATGAATAGCCCTCATTATGGAGCTGCCCTGAGCCCTTCAAACTGCCGCAGTGCGCTCGTGAAAAACAGCACCGGCGCCCTCACGTGCTTTGTGTGACATGGGCTCAGCGCTTTCTTCTACTGCACGGCGAAGAGTAGTCCTTCCCATGAGTGAAAATGCTTTATATGAGTGAAATGCTTTACCTGCATCAGGAATCCATCTGTGTGCAAATGCTGCATCTCAAGAGCAGCCCCACAGCATAAAGCATTGTATAGTGACCTGGGCTAGCTCCTCAGGATGTAGCTTTCATTCTCAAATAGCACCGCTGTTGTACACTTTACGGGCTTGTTGACCTGACTGTGCAGAATATGCGCTCTGTTAGTCGTTCTAGATAAGAATGGCTGTAAAATGCCTGAAAACGTAAGAGAGAAATGTGCTTCGGTGGCTTTGAAGTGCATTCTCCCTGTAAGCTCTTTTTGTCAGGGGATGTGttccctgcatgtgtgtgattgtggagAAACTGCTTGCTTTTGAATTGGTTCTGCTTTCTCTGAATTGCACATTCACAGGTTGTCTGAGCGGCACTGCTTGTACATTATCAGAATAATGCCGCAGACGTCTGCAGATTGTGTAGTGGTTGTATTATTAGAATACCttgatgcaaataaaataagcaaAACAGATCAAATAAGCATTAAAGGCTTTACAGCATTGTGTATTCAGTTGGGTGACATGCTatagctgtttaaaaaaatatatataataataattataataataataataataataataataatgtatatatattttttgttcctGGAAGGGTCTGGCCTACCGCTGTTTCATACAGGGTCTAGTCagatctgtgctctgtgttgtcAGGTCCCACCTTGTGGTTGTTGTGTTGAAGTGCACTTATGTGTGACTGTCCCGGTGCTATCCAGGTTTAACGGCTCTTTCCTGGAGTAATGGAGCATGTTCAACCTCACACTTCGAATTATTATATTTCTTCACATTTGTGTATGATATTTTCTTAGATTCCTTTCCAAATTGTATCTGTAATGCTGTAGTTTATTAGTCTAccactgttatttatttattattctattgaataacattattttgtctgtgtgtgtatatgctatGGATATTTATAAACCTAATAaagcaaatttattttttaaaaatgtatttatttctaatGGCGctttcccttttctcttttgCCAGTGTGACGCAGTCAGCGCCTTGGAGAAGGAACAGGACTACAAAGAGGAACACTTTGACTTCATCCAGTCCCACATCCGACGCTTTGGCTTACAATGTATCCTTCCGCTCCCTGCGTGTCAGAGGCTGGGACGGAGATATAGGCACAGACATGGTGAGACTGTAATGGGTAAAAAAGAAGACCCATTAAAGCCCTACCATATCTGCTCCTGCATCGACAACCTCAGTGAGGTGCGTAGGTGCACATAGATACCTGTGCCTTCATTTCCCTTAACCCCACCCTACAGATGGAGCTGCCTTAATGTACACCTCtgtgaaagaggagaaaaaccTGGACctcatgtataaatacatactgCACAAAATGTATGGCTTCCAGCTCACCACACCTGCCTTAGTGGTGGAGAAAGATGCTGTTTTCATGTAAGTAGTTGCCTGGCCATCCGTTTTTGGAAATCGGTGTTTGAAATTAGTCCTGCTCTTATCAAATTCACAGCCTATTTGCGGCCTGGGTTCTGTCTGTTTTGGTCCTGAACTCAGTGATCGCAATCGCAAGTATCAACTCTTCATACTCTGCTTTGCACATCTCCTTGTAAGTCGATGTTAACAAATGGTATCCATGGTGTTGTCTTTTAGGTCCGAACATAACCGGTTTCAAGCTTGTGAGATGATGAACCTCATGAGATTTCAGTGTGTGCTCTGCAGATATTAAAATCTGATGGCTTATTGTACGTTTATGAAACCATTCTCCCACAGACCATCTGGTTGGGACAACGAGAAGAAAATCTCAATCTTGCATGAAAACTTCCTAACGGTTAAAGCTGAGGATCCTTTCGAGGACTTTATCATGATGCCTCCTGTAAGAAAGGTGAGGAATGTTGTCGCTATATAAAAGGTATGCATTGCTGCTCTGCTACTTACCGATTCTAAATGTCTTCtactgttttctctctctgtctcggttTCTTTTGCTCTGTGAATGCAGCTGGTTCATGATAAGGAAGTGAATGCAGAGGACGAGCAGGTCTTCCTCATGAAGCAACAGGTAAGAGATGATTCTTATAAAATCGAAATAAACCAAATACAATTCCCAGCAAACAAACTGTAGGTGGCGAGTTCTTGTTTTCATCCTTATTGGCTTTATTATTTCCGGATTCAGAGCTTTTTTTACACAAGGCTGCCAGGTCCTGCTGGAGCTCTTATGGGTACTTTAGCTTAGCAACATCTTGGTCATATTGGTCATGATTATCTGCTATTGAGTCCTAATGTTTCTCCCTTGAACATATTCTCTCCTAGTCGTTGTTAGCCAAGCAACCGGCCACACCCACTAGAGCCACAGTAAGTATAACTGAGTACACCTTCAAGAAAAACTCAGCTCTTGCTTGTAATAGAGTTTCCAGTCAGGAAAACACACTTGATCCAATTTTTTAGGTCTTTATTTCTGCATAAAGAGCAGGCTTACTGGCAGTCAACACGGTGCATTATTTACTTATCCTGTGTACCATCTCAAGAGAGACTGAGCAAATGTTTGTCAGAACTAAGGACACAACCGCATAACTACTAAAGTAAAACTTCGTCTCCCACCATCCAGCTGCAATACTCTTTTTGCTCAAGGTCTGTTGGAGCCTGTAGTTACAGCCTAGTGGAAGATTCCTGCCTGTCATATATAGGTGTCTTGACTTGCACAGTTACTCAGTCATCTCTTATTGAAGGTAACACGCAATGTTGTATAGGACAGAACACTTCATACTATATAACCTGGGAAGTAAAATTGAATACTTTTATTGATACGAACAGCTACCCTTCAGTATCTTGGAAGAGAATGCATGGCATCAACTTAGTTTTCATCAACTGTTTCAATAATGATATTGGCAACTGTACAATTTGGCCATTAAATACCAGTATGTCACTAAGCAGTACGTAGCATTAATGTAGTTCATTTATGCATTTgccataattattttactagTGTATGTCTCGTATGCACTATTAATTCCAGTGATTATTAGCACTGAAAGCAGTAGAGCTGTTATCCTTTTTTGTGTATAGTCCTAATAGTCCTGCAGGTATACGGTGCGATTAAGCGCTGTTTGTTTGCGTTCTAGGAGTCTCCTGCCCGAACCTCATCTGGATCTCCTCGACCTTCCAATGTTGCTAGCGTTTCGCCTATGACCGCTGTCAAAAAACCAGACCCCAACTTGAAAGGTAGAGACTCCACTGCTCTTACCTGAGTGTTTAATTAAGAGGGTAGCTGGGAGAATTACAAGGCCATAATATTGTTTCCCATGCTTTGAATTTAACTTCGGGAACTGGGCTCATGTGGCCAGTGTGTCTGACAAAGCACAAAGGCGCCTCCTTGGAACCAGTCAGTTTTTTGCTGTTTATATACTGCCACTCTGTGGTTGCTGTAGGACCAACTCCAAAAAAGAAAGGATTCCTTCATGTCCTAGATTGTTCTTTGTTCTTAAGCTTAGCGTGCCGGCTGTCTGCTGTCCTGCTGAAAGTGGCTTAAATGAAGTGTAACGGCTGCAACCCTTGCCTGGTTACCATATGTCAGTTCACAAAGCAATGTAATGCTTATAGACCGTAGATAAAACGTAGATCTCCTGAACGAACCCACCTGTTATGTTTCTCTATTCCGGAAGCTGAGGCGTCCTTTTATTTGTCTTTCAGGGGCCGCGGCGAATGAGGGCGTCTTGGCCAACTTCTTTAACAGTCTGTTGAGTAAAAAGACAGGGTCCCCAGGGAGCCCTagttctggaggaggaggaggaggaggtggaggaggaggaggaggtggaggggtaCAAGGCTCATCCAAGAAAGCAGGTATGCTCTTTGAGGCCACACTGGTGGCTGGAGGTCCAAACCTCAGGCCTGTGGAGCACGCTAGCCTGGGCTACAAGGCGAGAGCTCCAGTCTGAATTAATGAGTTCGCATAGACCAGCTGGTGAACTATTTTTACTCCATTTCTGGCCCTGCCTGAAGTGGACCCCTAATAATTCAGGGGGCTTATGTTTCCTTGTCTGTTTCTCCTCTCCTTATGAAAGAAATAACAGCTTGTGCTTGTTGTGCTCACAACTTGTCATTGTCTTTACGCAAAATAGGCCCATCCATCTCTGAACAGTGACCGTTGGACACTAACTAGAAATGTATGCACGCATTTTCGGTTTTATGTCTGTGCATGAAAGTATCATTCGTTTGGCTGTACCACCGCTAGCGCTTAAGCATGGAAATTGCATGCTGGATGATAACATCAACAGGGAAGGATCCGGAAGGTctttgacaccccccccccgcagaaGCTACAGGAAATTACtttgtttatttctgttctttttaagGGCAGAAGCCGGTTTTGACTGACGTCCAAGCAGAGTTGGACCGCATGACTCGCAAATCGGATTCCCCGGTCACGCCCAACAACACATCGTCGACGGAGACCGAGGCGTAAATGCCCCCTACTGCAGCATCTGTGTTAAACGgtttaagaaaacaaaagaaatgcacacactctcactcccacaTATAAGAAAGATATGTGACCAAATTCCCAATGCACGTCTGTCAGTCACAGACCATTGTTCTGTCTGATGTGGAGACTTGCCATCAGGTATATGTTTGTCATGGTTGAGATGAACGTGTGGGGGGGAGGCATGACTTGGTGTTCTGCTGGGCATGCCTGATTATGTAAGG is part of the Conger conger chromosome 15, fConCon1.1, whole genome shotgun sequence genome and encodes:
- the LOC133111002 gene encoding cytoplasmic dynein 1 light intermediate chain 2-like; translation: MAPVLEKRLLGAAGAGDTLENGNEDEEGQNLWSSILSEVSTRSSSKLPSGKNILVLGEDGSGKTTLMAKLQGAEHNKKGRGLEYLYLSVHDEDRDDLTRCNVWILDGDLYHKGLLKFAVTADTVRDTLAVLVVDMSRPWSIVESLQKWARVLRDHIDRLRIPPEEMREMEQTMVKSFQEYTEPEEAIPASPQRRTAAGGAEDEGVLLPLGENVLTHNLGIPVLIVCTKCDAVSALEKEQDYKEEHFDFIQSHIRRFGLQYGAALMYTSVKEEKNLDLMYKYILHKMYGFQLTTPALVVEKDAVFIPSGWDNEKKISILHENFLTVKAEDPFEDFIMMPPVRKLVHDKEVNAEDEQVFLMKQQSLLAKQPATPTRATESPARTSSGSPRPSNVASVSPMTAVKKPDPNLKGAAANEGVLANFFNSLLSKKTGSPGSPSSGGGGGGGGGGGGGGGVQGSSKKAGQKPVLTDVQAELDRMTRKSDSPVTPNNTSSTETEA